One segment of Ficedula albicollis isolate OC2 chromosome 2, FicAlb1.5, whole genome shotgun sequence DNA contains the following:
- the CEBPD gene encoding CCAAT/enhancer-binding protein delta, with the protein MSAVPNLELCNDELFADLFNSNHKPERGGEYGEYLPPGGGAGRDPAKDLGAAMTTLLGSEPRTASSSSSSSSSSSFSSRGALKQEPDWSDSDLSSSLLPSQIATCAQTIMNLSGQPTPPTSPEPAGSSSPSSCSTRSPRERNNIAVRKSRDKAKRRNQEMQQKLLELSAENEKLHKKIEQLTRDLTSLRHFFKQLPSASFLQPGSGTDCR; encoded by the exons ATGTCCGCCGTGCCCAACCTGGAGCTCTGCAACGACGAGCTCTTCGCCGACCTCTTCAACAGCAACCACAAGCCCGAGCGGGGCGGGGAATACGGCGAGTACTTGCCACCGGGCGGCGGCGCCGGCCGCGac CCCGCCAAGGACCTCGGCGCTGCCATGACCACCCTGCTGGGCTCCGAGCCCCGCaccgcctcctcctcctcctcctcctcttcctcctcctccttctcctcccgcGGCGCTCTGAAGCAGGAGCCGGACTGGAGCGACAGCGACCTCTCCTCCTCGCTGCTGCCCTCGCAGATCGCCACCTGCGCGCAGACCATCATGAACCTGAGCGGGCAGCCCACGCCGCCCACGTCCCCCGAGCCGGCGGGCAGCAGCTCCCCGTCCAGCTGCAGCACCCGCTCGCCGCGGGAGCGCAACAACATCGCCGTGCGCAAGAGCCGCGACAAGGCGAAGCGGCGCAACCAGGAGatgcagcagaagctgctggagctTTCGGCCGAGAACGAGAAGCTGCACAAGAAGATCGAGCAGCTCACCCGGGACTTGACCAGCCTCCGGCACTTCTTCAAGCAGCTGCCCAGCgcctccttcctgcagcccgGCTCGGGCACAGACTGCCGGTAA